A window of Bos mutus isolate GX-2022 chromosome 3, NWIPB_WYAK_1.1, whole genome shotgun sequence genomic DNA:
CCTGTTTCCCCCTCACTCCGTGAAACAATTTATCTAAAATGGGACTGTTGATGCTTTGAAGACTTGAGTGTGCTAATCTGTGCTCTTCTCCTGCAGAGGTTTCCTTTGCTTACAACTACAccaccttctctctcttcccagcTCCAGGCCCTCAGTTTCTTCTCCCTGCCTAAGTTCTCTGCCAGCTTCACTGCGGCTTGCTCTGACATCAGCACTTCCTAGGGTGTTTTGCCATGGCGGGGAGAAGTTAGTAACACTTCTCTATACAATCATTGGATTCTGGTGTTTTCTCAGAGTGGTAAATTTACTGCGAAAAACTTACCTTAACACCAATAGTATCTCCATCTTTCAAGTAATAAGGTGCACCCTgcaaattatcttgctttttcttctttttccttttggtagTTTGCTGGTTctacagaaaaattaaacatcttgaattaaaacaaaaactcaaccTCAAATTTTTAGTAAATACCCTATCAGTCTGTGAAAAATGGTAGTTAATCTATTCGTTATGCCAGGAAGGCTCAATTTTCTTGAGAAAGCCCCACGACTTTACCCAACTAGACACTGGAAGCCATGCAAACTTGTCAGGAAAGTATTTGGCAATTTCAATTTTCTCCACGGGAAGTGAGTAGACATCGGCCACTCGCTGCCTCAGGGAGCTGGCCGTCCAGCCGCGGGCTGTGTCCCACAGCACGTCCACGGGCAGGCCGTAGGCTCTCTTGCCAGGAAGGCGCATCTGTGTCCGCAGCAGCACGTCCCAGGGGCTGCGCCAGAAAACAGTCGCATGTCAGATTTACCACCAGAGGAGGGGGTGCTGTGAAGGGCAAAGCTACTCCTCTGACTCTGTTGCTTTGCCTAAGGGGTTCTCCCTGAACGAACCCTGAACGCTTGTGGGGAACTTTGATTTCCTTCACTCCTGAGCCAGAATGGAGCTGAGCGCCCATTCTGAGTCCATTGCACAGTCCCGGGGGAGGCAGCAGGTAGGGCTGAAGGTGGAGTTGGGGAAGTTCCTCCAGGGAGCACATAGGAAAGAGGATTGGCGACAATGGAAAGGGCTGGCAGGGCGACACCCAAGTGGTGAGAGGGAAGGGGCCCAACGCGACCAGGTTCCCCGCCATGGCGACTCCCTAGGAAGTGCTGATGTCAGAGCAAGCCGTGATGAAGCTGGAGAAGAAACTGAGGGCCTGGAgctgggaagagagagaagatggtGTAGTTGTAAGAGCAAAGGAAACCTCTGCAGGAGAAGAGCACAGATAAGAGGTCcttggaggaagagagagaaaagaaacattcaGACAGGTCAGGTGGAAATTCAGATGCGTGGAGTGTGTTTAAAAACGTAAAAGAGTAGGGcgtaaaataaaaactacaggtGAGACCTGGGAGACAGGAGAAGTGGAAACTCTAAGGATGGCGAGACAATGAACAGTTTTAATGCTGTGTTTCTATTATATTGGTGTTTTATTGAAAGAAAGGGAAACGCAGCTGTAGATATGGACAACAGGGAGAGTGAAGGCCTGCTGAAAGGAGACGGGACTGAATGCGGGGGACTGTGGTCGGGAAGGGGTCTGTCAGAGGGAGCAGGTGTTTCGGCATCACGGAGCAGAGCTGAGGTCCCAGAGCTTACAGAGGTTGGTCAGTGCAGACGCAGGAGTTGccaaggaggagacagaggctgcTGAGGACCCCAAGGAGACAGGGTCCCCACTGAGGGAGGGCAAGAGTGCTCTGGAGGTCGGTCCAGGACAGAAGTGCCAATGGGGAAGGGGGTCTAAGTAAGTACACAACGTGGTCTTCAAAAAAACACTGCTCACAAACAGATAATGACAGAGGGTCAAATTATACAATATTCTGTATTATAGAAAGAGCTCACACAAATTAGACTTTTTACTAAGACATCATTAAAAACAGGCAATATATATGAAACAATTCACATACCCACAAAATATAAATGGCCTACAAACCTTTGAACAAATGCCCCAATATTACTAGCAATCAAAGCACTgaggcaaatgaaacaaaataaccatttttcatttatcaatttagcaaacatttaaataatGACAACACTCAATGATGGCTTGACAGTGAGGTGAAGTAAATACTTAGAAACCCTGCTTgtgggaacataaattgataTACCTTAATGATTTTAATGGAAATgaatttaatgatttattttaagaGGTTTAAAATGTCCATCCtcttaaaataaatcattaaattcATGATTTAATATCCATACTATTTGATCCAGAAATTCCCCTCCAGGGAACTACTAGAGTAATATAATTTGTACTAAGAATGTCTTTTTATAAAACAGTGGGATTAAGTGAAGGTCAGATATGGTTGAAAGAGTAGACTTGTTATATAGGCGGGCAATGAGAATCATCATGTCAGGCAGAACTTAGTATTTAGTGTTACTGACAAAAATGTCTTATACAAGAAAGtcctataatgaaaaaaagaatagttaTGTTTGATCACGGACAACTCTGGGGTGCTTCTTTATTCAATAAACAAACTGACTGTGACAAAGGCACTGTCCTAGGTACTGGGGACGCAGCAATGACCAAGAAACAGAGTGCTTGCTCTCCCAAAGTGAACGTTCTAGTAGGAGAGACAGATGACGATGGATAATTCAGCAAGTATGCATCAGGGGGTATCAGGATGAAAAAATCAGCACGAGGAGCAGCATGTCGGGTGCTGCTATCAGTCTGACCACAGACTGTCTTCAGGCATTGCCAAGAGCTGGGGGCGAGCATCTTGCTTACATTCAAGGTCATTATGGGTTAGGTATGCACTGGGACTGACTGAGAAATTAATCTGTTTTTATGGAAAAATGAATTCTAAGATCTACATACCAGATATACAAACACATTTCTAGAATATAATCTGTTTTAAGTTGCCAGACTCATTAGAAGCagtgaaaaaaaatgcttaacattTTAACAACTTAATAGTAAAGAAACTATCCATTGGGATcagttgctgtttagttgctaggtcatgtccgactctcttgcgaccccatggactgcagcccaccaggctcctgtgtccatgggattcttcaggccagaatactggagtgggttgccatttccttctccaggggatcttcccgacggagggatcaaacccatgtctcctgctctgtcaggaggattctttatcactgagcccccagggaagccttgttGTGATCAGACATGTATGTAATTTTGTATGTGTAGTAGGATGTCTTACCccaagttttcttctttctgaagggGCTCTAAGCAGATCTCAGTTCTCTTTCCCAATTTATATTCCCtgataacaaatgaaacaaaacaatacTGAAtgacatattaattttttaaaggttttttaaaaaaccagtttCAAGTATTCCTAAGTGAAATAGTATACTATATAAGAACAATGAAAATTTAAGAGACTACCATGAAAATTATACACCAACAAATTGTACAACTGAGAAGAAATggcaaattcctagaaatatacaacctaccaagacagaatcatgaagaaacagaaaatctgaacagaccaattattagtaaggagattgaatcagcaATTAAAAACCTCCTAACAATAAAGAGTTGAGGACTAGATGGTTTTACTGATGATAAAAGATTTAATACCAGTGCTtcccaaactctttcaaaaaaaaaaaaaaaccaggagggaacacttccaatctcattctatgaggccagaatTACCTTGATATCAAAATCAGACAATAACATTACAAGAAAAGGATATTAAAGGCCAATGTCCCTGATGAACATAGCTGCAAAAATTCACAAAGAAATACTAGCAaaacaaattcaacaatacattaaaaggatcatacactatgatcatGTGGGATTTATGCAAGGGATGCAAAGATGGCtcaacatttgcaaatcaattGATATAATACAACCACGTTAACAGAATGAAGGACATGaacatctcaacagatgcagagaaagcatttgacaaaattcaacattctttcACGTTAAAAATTCATAACAAACTGGGTATTCAAACCATAAAGGTCTTATTTGACAAGCCCATAGCTAgtatcatcggagaaggcaacagcaccccactccagtacttttgcctggaaaatcccatggacggaggagcctggtaggctgcagttcatggggtcgctagagtcagacacgactgagcaacttcactttcacttttcactttcatgcactggagaaggaaatggcaacccactccagtgttcttgcctggagaatcccagggacgggaagcctggttggctgccgtctatggggtcgcagagagtcggacacgactgaagcgacgcagcagcagcagctagtatcatactcaatagtgaaaagctaaaagcttttcctctaagatcaggaacagcACAAGGATGCGCTCATACCACTCATATCCAACACAGTAGCAGAAGTGCTAGTCAGAGCAATTagcaaagaaaaggaatccagattggaaaataagaagtaaaattgtctccGTTTGTGGATGACATGATGATATTTACAGAAACCTccaaagactccaccaaaaaaacaaaacaaaacttcttaaataaatgcggacttccctggtggcctagtggataagaatctgcctgccaatgcaggggacacaggtttgatccctggtccgggaagactctacacatctCGGAGCAGCCAAGCCTGCGGGCCACAACTACTGGGTCCACGCTCTAGAACCTGCAGTCCACAGGAGAAGTGAGCCCGCCGAGAAGCCCGCGCGCCGcgagcaggagcagcagcagccactagcCACAACTGCAGAAAGCCTGCACAAAAAGCAACggacacccagcacagccaggaataaataaataactagagagattaaaaacattaataaatgaattcactaaggttgcaggacacaaaatcaatatacaaaaatcatttgcattttatataatgacaattatcagaaagagaaattaagaaaacaatcccaacagcatcaaaaaaaaaaaatacttaggaataaatttaaccaaggaggtgaaagacctgtatCCTGAAAACTACCAAGACACTGacgaaagaaattgaagacacaaataaatggagtgATTCCATGGTCATGGATTGGCAGAATATTGTTCAAACGTCCACACTAcccgccaccccccaccaaaTCTGTAAGTTCAATGTAATCCTGTCAGAATTTCAACAGCATTTTGCAATTAGAAATACAAacagttctaaaatttttataaacccacaaaagacctcaaatagccaaagcaatcttttcctaagaaagaacaaagctgaaggcatCATGCCCCCTGATTTCAAACTCTACTATAAACCTATAGTTATCACAACAGTGAGGTACTGGCATAAACAACacacacagatcagtggaacacaagagagagcccagaaatggaCACACGCATTCTGGTCAGTTAGTTTATAACATGGGAGCTAAGAACCCACAATGGGgaagagtctcttcaataaatggtgctgggtggggcggggggaggggcgaGGAACTGGACAGtctcatgcaaaagaatgaaactagatcctTATCttacaccatatgcaaaaatcaacttaaaattgattaaagattCTAACATAAGACCTGAAATTGTAAAATTCCCAAAAGAAAACCGTGGGGTAAAGCTCCTTGATATCTGCTTTGGCATGATttatttttggatttgacactaaaagcaaaaataaacaagttggaCTACATcagactaaaaagcttttgcatagcaaaggaaaccatcaacaaactTAAAAAGCAATCTATGAAgtaggagaaagtatttgcaaagctGAGGGGTTagtattaaaattatattgagaactcatacaactcaatagcaaaaagcaAACAATCTGACTAAAAAATGGCAGAGGATGTgaacagaaattttttaaagacatactAATAGccaacatggagaaggcaatgccaccgcattccagtactcctgcctggaaaatcccatgacggaggagcctggtaggctgcagcccatggggttgctaagagtcggacacgactg
This region includes:
- the USP40 gene encoding ubiquitin carboxyl-terminal hydrolase 40 isoform X11, which produces MTLPSLEFSIPSPAFLRAWTVENKRPGRLLRGHQQQLKEYKLGKRTEICLEPLQKEENLGPWDVLLRTQMRLPGKRAYGLPVDVLWDTARGWTASSLRQRVADVYSLPVEKIEIAKYFPDKFAWLPVSSWNQQTTKRKKKKKQDNLQGAPYYLKDGDTIGVKNLLVEDDDDFSSVRDDIGREKLKEVALGKRKSREALRAQSSDVSSVEMPAQARGPEASLSIHVGSFR
- the USP40 gene encoding ubiquitin carboxyl-terminal hydrolase 40 isoform X10 codes for the protein MCYMPCSVAMTLPSLEFSIPSPAFLRAWTVENKRPGRLLRGHQQQLKEYKLGKRTEICLEPLQKEENLGPWDVLLRTQMRLPGKRAYGLPVDVLWDTARGWTASSLRQRVADVYSLPVEKIEIAKYFPDKFAWLPVSSWNQQTTKRKKKKKQDNLQGAPYYLKDGDTIGVKNLLVEDDDDFSSVRDDIGREKLKEVALGKRKSREALRAQSSDVSSVEMPAQARGPEASLSIHVGSFR